In Nerophis ophidion isolate RoL-2023_Sa linkage group LG02, RoL_Noph_v1.0, whole genome shotgun sequence, one DNA window encodes the following:
- the tmem51b gene encoding transmembrane protein 51b — protein MCSSRGICGSDERPRNRSTSSESSGSGAHYALCALGVGLIALGVVMIVWTVIPIDGESSGGSTNSSGNSTTDAVDNSDEDEEGAISKSSSVAMVLVGVGLLILLLSIFLGIRSKRRARQSTGQPAAAGTSAFLEHVGDEQAEPAPDPASFNVPTYDEVVGSNDYPVRQSNLRQSNTHLPSYEDIIAAVENEGAEPNNRTAEDTPLNESAPPEAQTAGVAEPQADASARQPSLPTRTTSRASRLLRPLRVRRIKSDKLHLKDFRIQIRSPTHNPVTIEPITPPPQYENEAPKLG, from the exons ATGTGTTCCAGTCGGGGTATTTGCGGCAGCGACGAGCGTCCTCGCAACAGATCCACCAGCTCAGAGAGCAGTGGTTCGGGGGCTCACTATGCCCTCTGCGCCCTGGGAGTGGGCCTCATTGCCCTTGGCGTGGTCATGATTGTGTGGACGGTGATACCCATCGACGGCGAGTCGTCCGGCGGCTCCACCAACTCGTCCGGCAACTCCACGACAGATGCCGTCGACAATAGCGATGAAGACGAAGAGGGAGCGATCTCCAAGTCTTCGTCGGTCGCCATGGTGCTGGTTGGCGTGGGCCTCCTCATTCTGCTTTTGTCCATTTTCCTCGGCATTAGAAGCAAGCGGAGAGCTCGTCAGAGCACAGGCCAGCCGGCGGCAGCAGGAACATCTGCTTTCCTGGAACATGTGGGGGACGAGCAGGCAGAGCC AGCACCAGATCCAGCTTCTTTCAACGTTCCGACCTATGACGAGGTGGTCGGCAGCAATGACTACCCCGTCCGCCAGAGCAACCTTCGCCAAAGCAACACCCACCTGCCCTCCTACGAGGACATCATAGCAGCCGTGGAGAACGAGGGGGCGGAGCCCAACAACCGCACCGCAGAGGACACGCCTCTGAACGAGTCCGCACCCCCAGAAGCACAAACGGCCGGCGTCGCGGAGCCCCAGGCCGACGCATCGGCGCGTCAGCCCAGTCTGCCGACGCGCACCACCAGCCGGGCCAGCCGCTTACTTCGCCCCCTGCGGGTGAGGAGGATTAAGTCGGACAAACTCCACCTGAAGGACTTCCGCATCCAAATCCGCAGCCCTACGCACAACCCAGTGACCATTGAGCCCATCACGCCGCCGCCGCAGTACGAAAATGAGGCGCCCAAATTAGGTTAG